The following are encoded in a window of Dysidea avara chromosome 4, odDysAvar1.4, whole genome shotgun sequence genomic DNA:
- the LOC136253843 gene encoding uncharacterized protein, which translates to MALFLIVLVLCTYQGDATFGSGYFRKPYVANSFSQSEYSARESDGRVAVTIVASRYYFYGSFSVKIKSSVNTKLTPYASSSDFDEGTQVVLFSSRQTKATAYIRINNDNKVENTEAFKVEILISRDVYDSGVRFGTKPSATVYIKNDDIAATHPPNPPTTLPPTSHEAGVEKVRLSQKVYRVKESDGFVVIKLLVSGYRRSSVQVGARAFVPTKFDLSAADGSDFKIGYYYFNFPPHANEATIIIPIFNDNSEEETESFAVSLLQKDKGIQIQVPFLAEVIIEDDDERPETTTPPPPQTTIKPTDPSQKPDDNIMVQFSQGEYMVDESAGYVSLKVILSGQRYIPISFNYRVFVSNTEFKASSADVQTGVFFAYVPGNQNVIYIKVQIFDDKLLEGTEAFGVQLSIPNHHKANGVKLGDPSGVTVFIKDDEKPPSTRPPTTKPPTIRPPTLSRVKVHIERLFYTVQESCTMLSVTLVVVGEVREEFTVGIYAVGHYIPSARADVDFESGIYRTTFKPGQSRSSVCIVIIDDDIREGNEKFRLLLAIPKSVQKNLNIWAGKPFFADVKIIDDPDDSMRLPVQLPPTMEERATMCICKDRPTPSPTTPPPVITTFIPSPSPSPPPIIMVSFKESSYTTPEGNGSITFAIQLSQAFDEPISVEFCTQESDPLSAEAGGDYTAISSETLTFAPGETCVSVVVSATDDEVHEKDETFVGSLKTSSSTPDNVLIGDPSMAVGTIIDDDDLIVRFLNDTSSAVESDGAILFTVISLVTSDNPFTVQVCTKESDPVSAEADLDYTSVVTNITFNNGDNSQVFAVPITDDDIAEADETFEVFLKNFPGGPYNVIFADPSVAVGTIFDNEIPSVEFLFNSTTVGESDGVATFTLISSFPFDEPFTVQVTSGETDPVSARKDDDYIPTVVNVTFPARVTTVDITVPVVPDLVIEDTEMFYVRIDELPDQPVTIAEQNTSLGIIIDDDTPLTVSFNTTEVRDVESSGSLKFILGTNIPAYVSFTVQVCSEDANLGPDLELATADDDYVSGAFDVAFGVGDTSVEVSINITDDSINEGSEAFGLVLKTTDDTPDLVEIVDPMRATGIIEDNYDTAHAEVYFNQRHYYIMESDRYIAINIVIARKNFYQSFYLEVRPSYIRGTESSQTASYTDFDSKTQYIEVQAQQSVVTTNISIYNDNYMEDTEAFHVELVVPPRSAYKGIQIGKQGIVTIYIKDDDVSLSFSQKIVKAFENDNLIQFTLSLLRPLDYPFEVEVSTSNISAFGGVDYNYFMRSVPFVSGSLAEVVIVDLINDDIAEPTEEFQIDITRITPGSLQLVGRDTTASGIILDDDEVTVTFESEEYRGCSADGEIVVTLRALKTASLPFKVNIWPVELPYYVRERNHARANVDFSANPVVIIFYPGETLKSGRIVLFQSDQERGVALKRFYMKLKPLQNRVNVIVGQQQNSIATITC; encoded by the exons ATGGCTCTGTTTTTAATTGTACTAGTTTTGTGTACATATCAGGGTGATGCAACGTTTGGATCAGGATATTTTA GAAAACCGTATGTAGCTAATTCCTTCAGCCAAAGTGAATATAGTGCAAGAGAATCAGATGGAAGAGTGGCTGTTACTATTGTGGCTTCCAGATACTACTTCTATGGATCATTTTCAGTGAAGATCAAGTCTAGTGTGAACACTAAATTAACACCATATG CCTCATCATCAGATTTTGATGAAGGTACTCAGGTTGTATTATTTTCATCCAGACAGACAAAAGCAACTGCCTACATTCGTATTAACAATGACAATAAAGTTGAGAATACTGAAGCATTCAAAGTTGAAATATTAATATCACGTGATGTATATGACAGTGGAGTAAGGTTTGGTACAAAACCTTCAGCAACTGTTTATATTAAAAATG ATGACATAGCTGCTACTCATCCACCAAATCCTCCAACAACCTTACCGCCAACAAGCCATGAAG CTGGGGTGGAAAAAGTCCGTCTTAGTCAGAAAGTGTACAGGGTGAAGGAATCTGATGGATTTGTTGTGATCAAGTTACTTGTTAGTGGATACAGGAGGTCTTCAGTACAAGTTGGAGCTAGAGCATTTGTACCAACCAAATTTGACTTATCAGCAG CTGATGGCAGTGACTTTAAGATtggctattattattttaattttcCCCCTCATGCCAATGAGGCTACCATTATAATTCCTATCTTCAATGACAACAGTGAAGAGGAAACAGAATCTTTTGCAGTTAGTTTGCTCCAGAAAGACAAAGGAATACAAATTCAGGTTCCTTTCTTGGCAGAAGTCATAATAGAAGATG ATGATGAGCGACCTGAGACTACTACACCACCTCCACCACAAACCACCATAAAACCAACTGATCCAAGTCAAAAGCCAGATG ATAATATTATGGTGCAGTTCAGTCAAGGAGAATACATGGTTGATGAATCTGCTGGCTATGTTTCATTAAAAGTGATACTCAGTGGTCAAAGATATATTCCAATTTCATTCAACTACAGAGTATTTGTATCAAACACCGAATTCAAAG CAAGCAGTGCTGATGTACAAACTGGTGTATTCTTTGCTTATGTACCTGGAAACCAAAATGTGATTTATATCAAAGTTCAAATATTTGATGATAAACTGTTGGAGGGAACAGAAGCATTTGGAGTACAGTTGTCCATACCAAACCATCATAAAGCAAATGGTGTAAAACTAGGAGATCCTTCAGGTGTCACTGTTTTCATAAAAGATG ATGAAAAACCACCCTCCACAAGGCCTCCAACCACAAAACCACCTACCATAAGACCACCAACATTGT CACGGGTCAAGGTTCATATCGAGAGATTATTCTACACAGTACAAGAATCATGTACTATGTTATCAGTGACACTGGTGGTGGTGGGAGAAGTAAGGGAAGAATTTACAGTCGGGATCTATGCTGTGGGTCACTACATACCATCAGCTAGAG CTGACGTAGACTTTGAGAGTGGCATTTATCGGACAACCTTTAAGCCAGGACAATCAAGGAgcagtgtgtgtattgtaatcattgatgatGACATCAGGGAAGGAAATGAGAAATTCCGCTTGTTGCTGGCCATTCCCAAAAGTGTTCAGAAGAATCTTAACATCTGGGCTGGCAAACCATTCTTTGCTGATGTGAAAATAATAG ATGATCCTGATGATAGTATGAGGTTACCAGTTCAGTTACCTCCTACAATGGAAGAAAGGGCCACAATGTGTATATGTAAGGATCGTCCTACTCCATCACCAACTACTCCACCTCCAGTGATCACTACCTTTATTCCTAGTCCTTCCCCCTCTCCCCCACCAATAATAATGGTATCATTTAAGGAGAGTTCTTATACTACACCAGAGGGAAATGGTAGCATCACTTTTGCTATACAATTATCACAAGCTTTTGATGAACCAATTTCTGTAGAGTTCTGTACACAAGAGTCTGACCCACTATCAGCTGAAG CTGGAGGAGACTACACTGCTATTTCAAGTGAAACTCTCACATTTGCTCCTGGTGAAACATGTGTGTCAGTGGTTGTTAGTGCAACTGATGATGAAGTGCATGAGAAGGATGAGACTTTTGTTGGGTCACTGAAGACAAGTAGCTCAACTCCTGATAATGTATTAATTGGGGATCCATCCATGGCAGTTGGTActatcattgatgatgatgatctca TTGTCAGATTCCTGAATGACACTAGTAGTGCAGTGGAATCTGATGGTGCCATACTGTTCACTGTCATATCACTGGTGACATCTGATAATCCATTTACTGTACAAGTCTGTACAAAGGAGAGCGACCCTGTCTCAGCTGAAG CTGATCTAGACTATACTAGTGTGGTGACCAACATCACATTTAACAATGGAGATAACAGTCAAGTCTTTGCTGTTCCAATCACTGATGATGATATTGCTGAAGCTGATGAGACATTTGAAGTTTTTCTGAAGAACTTTCCAGGTGGTCCTTATAATGTGATCTTTGCTGATCCATCAGTTGCTGTGGGGACCATTTTTGATAATGAAATACCAA GTGTGGAGTTTTTGTTCAATTCAACTACAGTTGGTGAATCTGATGGTGTTGCAACCTTCACTCTTATTTCATCATTTCCATTTGATGAACCTTTCACTGTTCAAGTCACTTCAGGAGAAACAGATCCAGTGTCTGCAAGAA AGGATGATGATTACATACCAACTGTGGTTAATGTAACATTCCCAGCTAGAGTTACCACAGTTGATATAACTGTACCAGTTGTTCCTGATCTTGTGATTGAAGACACTGAAATGTTTTATGTGCGAATAGATGAATTGCCAGACCAACCTGTAACAATAGCAGAGCAAAACACTTCACTGGGTAtcatcattgatgatgacaCTCCAT TGACTGTGAGTTTCAACACTACGGAGGTCAGAGATGTTGAGTCATCTGGTAGTCTGAAGTTTATTCTAGGAACCAACATACCAGCTTATGTATCATTCACTGTACAAGTGTGTTCAGAAGATGCTAACTTGGGACCTGATTTGGAATTGGCCACAG ctgatgaTGATTACGTTTCTGGTGCCTTTGATGTCGCATTTGGTGTTGGAGACACTAGTGTAGAAGTGTCCATTAATATAACTGATGATTCTATCAATGAAGGGAGTGAAGCATTTGGACTAGTTCTCAAGACAACAGATGATACACCAGACTTAGTGGAGATTGTAGATCCAATGAGAGCCACTGGTATAATAGAGGACAATTATGATACTG CTCATGCAGAGGTTTATTTTAATCAACGTCACTATTATATAATGGAGTCTGATAGATATATAGCAATCAACATTGTGATTGCAAGAAAAAATTTCTACCAATCTTTCTATCTTGAAGTAAGACCATCCTATATCAGAGGAACAGAGTCATCACAAACAG CGTCTTATACTGATTTTGACAGCAAAACTCAGTACATTGAAGTTCAAGCCCAACAGTCAGTAGTGACCACAAACATTTCCATTTACAATGACAATTATATGGAAGACACAGAAGCTTTCCATGTGGAACTTGTGGTACCACCAAGATCAGCATATAAAGGCATCCAGATAGGCAAGCAGGGAATTGTAACTATATACATTAAGGATG ATGATGTGTCACTTTCATTCTCCCAAAAGATAGTAAAGGCATTTGAAAATGACAATCTTATCCAATTTACTTTGTCATTACTGCGGCCACTTGATTATCCTTTTGAAGTGGAAGTGTCCACTAGCAATATCTCAGCATTTG GAGGAGTAGATTACAACTACTTTATGAGAAGTGTACCATTTGTTAGTGGAAGCTTAGCTGAGGTAGTCATTGTTGATCTCATCAATGATGATATAGCTGAACCCACTGAAGAGTTTCAGATTGACATTACACGAATTACTCCTGGATCATtacaacttgttggaagggaCACCACGGCATCAGGAATCATTTTAGATGATGATG